In a single window of the Nicotiana tomentosiformis chromosome 10, ASM39032v3, whole genome shotgun sequence genome:
- the LOC104109233 gene encoding uncharacterized protein: MGDRVVVYMDQLVKPNGPEVTKNPEMVGPSSLMTVEEEGNEVANEEVPLIGRGECRICQEEDSLDKLESPCACSGSLKFAHRACVQHWCDEKGDITCEICHQQYQPGYTVPPRTVAEETIIDIGGGWQISGTPLDLHDPRLLAIAEAERQLLEDDYNSANASGAAFCRSAALILMALLLLRHALPMTDTDGDDEDPTAFFSLFLLRAVGFLLPCYIMLWAISILQQRRQREEAEALAATQFAVVLHSGQSRGVQFTIAPATPATPATPAAPASVDHV; this comes from the exons ATGGGAGATCGTGTGGTGGTGTACATGGATCAGCTTGTGAAGCCGAATGGACCAGAGGTTACCAAGAACCCTGAAATGGTGGGACCCTCTTCATTGATGACTGTGGAGGAGGAGGGCAATGAGGTTGCGAATGAGGAGGTGCCATTAATTGGTAGAGGAGAGTGCAGGATTTGCCAGGAGGAGGATTCTTTGGACAAATTAGAGAGTCCATGTGCTTGCAGTGGAAGTCTCAAG TTCGCACACCGAGCATGTGTTCAACACTGGTGCGATGAGAAGGGGGATATTACTTGTGAGATTTGCCATCAG CAATACCAGCCTGGTTACACTGTACCTCCTCGAACTGTGGCTGAGGAGACAATTATTGATATTGG AGGAGGATGGCAAATCTCTGGTACTCCTTTGGATTTACATGATCCCCGCCTCTTGGCAATTGCAGAGGCTGAACGTCAACTTCTAGAAGATGATTACAACTCTGCAAATGCAAGCGGTGCGGCATTCTGCCGATCTGCTGCTTTAATT TTGATGGCTCTTCTACTCTTGCGCCATGCATTACCTATGACAGACACGGATGGAGACGATGAAGATCCAACTGCTTTCTTTTCG CTTTTCTTGCTTCGGGCAGTTGGCTTCCTTTTACCCTGCTACATCATGCTCTGGGCCATCAGCATTTTGCAGCAGCGCAGGCAAAGAGAG GAAGCAGAAGCATTGGCAGCAACACAATTTGCAGTTGTGTTACACTCGGGACAGTCGAGAGGTGTACAGTTTACGATAGCACCAGCTACACCAGCCACACCAGCTACACCAGCAGCGCCTGCTTCAGTGGATCATGTTTAA